CCAAACCTGGAGGTGAGTGGACGGGCCTCATTGTTCAGCAGGAAAGGTGTCAGTGACACATGGACAGGTGAGGTGTGGGAAAGAAATCGGAAAGGCCACCTAGGGTGTGCCCAATTAGCTAAATGGGTTTACAAACTGAGAgccatgctgaaaaaaaaaagaaaggtgtatGGAGCCCCTTTCATAAAGGACAACAATCCACCCCATGTTTCATTCTCAGTTACCCATTTGTATTCATGACCATGCCTGTTTGCACAACCAGTAAATGGGCACaagtcaatttatttttgtttttggcaccatGCTTTTCAGTTGCCAAAATAGTTTTTGATTTGGGGCaagggttgtaactcagtggtagagcacttgcctggcatgcttgaggccctgggtttgatcctcatcactacataaaaataaataaattgaataaaggtattgtgtccaactacaactaaaaaataaatattttttaaaactatttttttttagttgtagatggacacaatgtttttatttatttttatgtggtgctcaggattgaactcagagccttgcacatgctaggtgagcactctactactgagctacaaccccagcgccCCAGAAATAGTTTTGATTTAAGAAAGTTTGCAAAAATATTAGAGTTCTTGAATACACTCACCTGGTTTTCCTTACTGTTGACAAATTATTATGTCCATTTGTCACAATCAGAAACCAACATTGACTTGTTATTATGGACCATAATGCTACTTTACTTACTCCCCAAGTTTTACTTACTACCCTCTCTTCATTCCAGAACACTCCATTCCATTTAGATGACAGGCCTCCTTAGGCTCCTCTATACTGTGCTCAAAACTGTCTTGTTTTTGATGAGCTTGACAGTTTTGAGGTGGTCAGGAAGTATGTAGAATTTTCTCAACTTGAGATTGTTGGTACTTTTCTCATGGTTAAGCTGGGCTATGGTTTAGGGGTGAGTGCCACAGAGGTAAGGGACCTTTCCGTCCTATCACAAGGGTACCTATGGTCAGTAGGACTTATGGCTGTCGATGTTGACCTTGGTCACCTGGCTGAAGTGGTACCTGTTGAATTTTTCCACTGCAGTCACTCTCCCCCCTTTCCATGCTGTAAATTTTGAAAGGAAGTCGATCTATACCACCCACTTAGACAGTCGTGCTCTGTCTCCTTGAGAATAGAGTGTCTGTatgaattatttggaattcttttgtAGAGGAGAGTTCtgttccatctcatttattaatttattcaatcatttgttTATATCACTATGGACTTGtgattttttatgtcttttgttcTAATAgtaggttatttattttattgctcaaattTGTCCACTATTTGATGGCTCCTGTGTCCCCTTGACACATGCTTATTCAGAGAGCACTTCCTTACTCTCTGGAATTacaagaatgcatttttatttggtaaccagatttaatataattggagaatttttatataaatatatatacacatatacatgatcTTAATACAAAGAGCAAAATATATAAgtagaatatataaatagaatattagCAAATATTCATCAATACTAAAGATTTGCATCTTGAGTTGTTTTGAGTGCAATATCCTATTCACATCTTGCATTCAGCTTGGTTTAGAATTCAAgcgatgatttttttttggttaccttACATATTATATGTAGAATGAGAGaatcaaatcaatttaaaaatacacactttAAAGAGGAAACTGGGGTGTTATTAGTGATAATTAGGGGATTATTAATTCAATACATTTACATCCTAAAAGAGGCAAGTTTATATTATAAAAGGAGAAAACTTAAGAAGCAAGAGACCTtcaatttaccttttaaaaaataactttattttatttatttaatttaatgtgctgttgagaatggaacccagggcctcattcaccTAAGacagcattccaccactgagccacaaccacagccttcaatttacttgttttttttgggggggggttgggtacaggggattgaactcagggtcactcaaccactgagccacccccagccctattttgtattttatttagagacaggctctcactgagttgcttagtgtcttacTGTTGctgggctggttttgaactcgtgatcctcctgtctcagcctccctagccactggattataggcatgtaccactatgcccagcttcaaTTTACTTTTGAACAAGAATAATCTGtagattaaaaaattctagatctggggctggggctggggctcagtggtaatgcacttgcctggcatgtgtgaggcactgggtttgattctcagcactgtgtataaataaataaaataaaggtatatcaataactaagaaaagattttaaaagtactAGATCTACTTTAATAGATAACAAATCCCCTAAATCCTAaggattagagaaggaaaagacatAATACCAACTTTCAGTTCTCTAGTTCCGGAAAAGTAAATTAGGTGAAATGATAGGCAGCTGTCCAAATAGCTATGTGATCAAGGAGTTTTAACTCTCAAATTTCTAATTCTcttatgtgtatttatattagTTGGATGTGCTTTTACTTGTTCAAATTTATCCTGTAGTTAACAAATTGGCAGCAATCCAAACTTAAAACCATTGCACAGCAGCTATTTGTGACTATACCCTTGACTGTTACTCCAGTACCTTTCCCCACTGGAGTTCAGGGTGCTAGACAGTGACAGTTTCTCATGAAACAAGAATAGCAAAACTTCAGCAGATGAGAAGACAGAATCGCCAGCAGCTCTGGGATGTAAACCCAAGTTcctgctttctatttctttgctctGTTTTTCAGAACTACATAAGAAAAAGTGGTATTAGAATATTCCTACATTTTAGACAAAACCTCTTTGAATTCTTACTACTAGATTCTACTTGAAGAAATGGGAGAAAGAGTAAGAGGAGACAAAACACATTACACTTGTAGACTTCACTACCATAGTTGGCAGCTACTTTTTTCCTAAACTAAAAATCTGATTAGATCCAATCTAGGAACTAAGAGATCAAAATAGATAGgacagcttctttaaaaaaatcccagtttTCTCAACCAAGTAGAACCCATGGGTAGatgttaaattattaaaacaaccTATGAGCTTAGAAAATTGAAAGTAActtctttattaagaaaataaagacatgttgcTTAGGGTAAGGAGCAAAAATGACCAGTTATTAGGATAGTGAGTAAAAAAAGATGTCTTATGTATCTGTATGTCTATCACAGACAAACgactatttctcttctctctcagaaaatgtatagttttaacattaaaaacaaaaattgagcttgttaaatagaaaatcaaatcctATCAGAAGAATTACATGAAGtcagtcattttttaaactttttttttagttgtaggtggaccggagacctttatttatttatttttatttggtgctgaggattgcacccagtgcctcacatgtgccaggtgagcgctgttccactgagccacaacctcagcctgaaGTCAGCCATTTTTTTAGATGCTGATTTAGGATCCCCACCATAATATTTGATGATCAACAAGGCCACATGTCTGCTAAGGACATCATATAAAGATGACTAAAGAGTGCCTGAGCTCACAGTCCAGGAATTTTTGGAAGGAAAGAGTGACAGATTACAAGAGGAAGGAGCATGAACCAACACAAATGAGAAGTCAGGATTTCATTGTAGGAAAAGGTGAAAAGAGGATCAATgcttctgaaagagaaataaaggtagGTTTCTGAGCAACAGGGGAGTGAGAGTGCTCAGTTTTGTTAGGTCTGGAAGCCATCTCTACCTGGAGCTTCCCAGCGGAAGCCAGGGCACTGACAATGGGACATCTAAAAATAAGCCATGATCACCACAAAGAGAATGACGGCCAGCATGAACCTGTCCACAGTCACTGCCGAAGCTGCGGAATAACTCTTCTCCATCACCCTTGTCTTCATGGGCTTCCTGATATGGTAATCTGTGGAAAGGATGGTTTTTCGAGCCCCATCCCACTTTCCAGGGCCCTGTAGATGAAACTGGGCTGGAGTACAAGGTCCCAAAAGTAACTGTAATGCTAGCTTGGAGTCAGTGAAGGCCAGAGACAGTAGACTAGGCCTGACTCCCACCAAATCAGCAATCTCTTCCATGCTATCAATGTAGTCTCCCTGAATGGTATGGCGTTGGCTTTCCATGTACCTAAATCAGAGAAGACAGAAGCCATGGCCTATCAAAAAGGCGATTAACTAGTCAATCAATCAACATACATATTGTATTGATTTTATACTGGGCACAttgtactgatttaaaaaaatttgttttacttgttgatgaacctttattcatttatttatatgtggtgctgagatttgaacccagtgcctcatacatgcttggcaagtgctgtaccactgagccacagcctcagcttgTATTGATTTTAAATTAGGCTACAAACTGTAGTAAATAGTGAAAAAAGATATTTGTCACCATTCTTAGAGATCTGATAATACACCAGAAGAGATAAGATTGTTGTATACATAACAGAACATACAAGGGTTTTGCTAAATATTGTGGGTTTGACtgttaaatagaaattttaaaaagggtagtTAAAAAAgggctacagggctggggatgtggttcaagcagtagcacactcgcctggcatgcgtgtggcccgggtttgatcctcagcaccacatacaaacaaagatgttgtgtctgccgaaaactaaaaaaaaaaataaatattttcaaaaaattcttaaaaaaaagagggctaTAATAGGTCATTGAAGATTTGAAagatatagatgagaaaacagccAGGTGAAGGAATAAAGCAGGAATGGGCATAAACGTCTGTGGTTGTTGCCTAAGTCAGCAGAAAACAAGAATGGACCACAGCACTCCAGACACAGAGGACTCTGACGAGAAGGAGGGAGTTCACCCCAAATCCTCAAGCATGGGGTTCTCTATTTTGTGAGGCCAGGGTGGTGAGATGGGTAGGGGTTGTCCACAGATCAGGGCTTCCCAGCGAAAATGTTAATTTGGATCCTGAAAGGACCAGGGAGGGTGACTTATCTCACAAGAAGAAGTGGCCCTCCCAGTGGAGCCAGATGGAGTGATGGTACCAAGTGCAGATTTGGAGAGATAAAAAGACTTCTTAGTGAAAAAATAGTTGACAGTAAAATATGTGGAAGAAGTGTGACTAGGagactttcactttttattttctataatgaaaagaaagaaaaatggaacacaAAGCAAATAAGAGGAAAGTCTTTAAGCTAATTGAGGAATCAAAAAACCAAGACAGGAAACAAggattagaaaatgaatttttggtAGAATTCTTGAGGTGGAATTCTGGAGGAACTGATAGGTGGTCAAGTAGTACCTTATCAAAATGGAGCTGGAATTTTGAGGAGATGAAATAGGAAAGAACCTGAGAGCTCTCCTTCCTGGAGATTATATTAACTCGGGCGTCAGCACATGTGCATTTACATATCTTATAATAGTAGGTCAAGTATTGGAGTTTTCATGAGGTTTCATAGCCTGTGGGATGGTTAAGAGGATTAAATAGACCCCATGCCCATGAAATGCTGAATGTGAGCAAACTGTCAACCCTCAGGAAAGTTCAGACTATGTCCTGGGGGACTACTCACAATCAGAAGGTGGTTGGACAAGcttaagtgaaaagaaagagagcAGGAAAGTCCAAATAAGAGAGTTTGGTGccagaaaagaagggaaagaaagcctTCAGGAAGGGAAGATGCTTAGAAGTGCCAGCTCAGGAGTGAGAGCAAGGCACCTGGTCATGGATGACCTTCAGGGGAATGATGTGGAGAGTAAGGAGGAAGTTGGGAACACAGGGACTCGGGGAAGCAGAGGAGAGGCCTAGAGCAGAGGATGTAGGAACTTTGCCATAGACGTGCAACAATGAAAGGGGAGGAAAATAGGAGAGCACCGGTAAGGACAAGAAGATGGAATGAAAAGTCACCTTCTCTCCTCCAAGACAGGCCAGAGCCATGCTTTATAGTCAGTGGCTGAAACCACCATTTGGGGCCTGCAACAATCGATTTCCACATAAAAACAACCTGGGATTTGAGCTCAAGTTCTGAGATCCAGACTGCCACATCATTGTATCCACAGAAGCAAAGCAGCCAGGGGATGTTACTGCTTTACCAGATCATACTGTGACCTGCGTGTGCGGTGCACCTGATGACAGCCAGCAAAGCAGCCACGTCAGGTCTGTAAGTCTACTTAGAACTTGAAATCACCATTGATTCACCACACCCCTCCTTCCTTTGCAGACCTGTTAATACTTCAAGTAACCCTCCCCCAAATAACATACCTGATTGTTTTCTCAAGGAGCTTTTTCCTGACTTTTAAGTCCTAAACATAGCCTTTATAGCGCCTTTATACACTtccttgagttttctctcctttcccatccACATTAAACTGCTAGTGCTATTTCCCCATTCTGTTGTCACCACTATCATTCCCCTCCTATCACAATATAACCAGGATTCTCAAATTAACAAGATGAAACTAAATGTAGGATAATATTGTTCTTATCAAGAATAAGTAGAAAAAGTTACATACATCTTCTTGGGAGAATTTCTTACCTTTTTGCCATTTCCTCTTGAGTCCTAGATATATCTGCCATCATTTCACTTTGTGAGGGCAATTTCTTTAgccctaaagagaaaaattttaaatttaagtgtaAATTACCTCAATAGAAACAATGATCCTATTAACAATTACTGTGCTATGgagaattcaaagaaatatagGATGATTTTCTATACTCAAAGAGATAACAGTTTGCTTGATCATTTGATCTTGCCATGACCAAAATATAAGTTGAGCATACCTCATCACAAAAACAGATATCTTAAATGCTCCAACATTTTGTCCATGTTCAACACTCTTTGAACATGGACAAAATGCCCCAAGTAGAAAATTCTACACATGACCTCATGATAGGTCATATCAAAACACAGGCacaattttattgtataaaattaccctCTGGCTGTATTGTGTAAGGTGTATATAAAAACTAAGtgaatttcctttttatactTGGGTTTCATCTCCAAGATAGGtcattatgtatatgcagatattccaaaaatctaaaaatatattaagttcaAAATACCTCTAGTCCTAAGGAATATTCACCGGTATCAGTACATGTAGtttattctgttttgtctttGGAACATATTTACTGTACTCTGCCTTCCAACAAATACCTGCCTCCTCCCTAACATAGTCTTTGAATTGGTAAATTAAATTTGGACACAAGGAAATGACAAATGGccttaaaagcaaatgaaaagtgAGGTACAAGGTCAAAAGGCAAGTCAGgtgtagtgatgcatgcctgtaattccagcacttgggaggctgaaattgGAGGATAACGTGGATCTAAAAGTTCAATCAGCTTGAGTGATATAGTAAAACCCCAACTCAAAAAAGGGAGGGGTCTAGAGGAACACCTGCACAGGTATCTTAATAACAAAGGTATTTTATACAAGAGAGAATAAAGGAAGTAAACATAAACTCTAATCACATTTTATGCTAAAATCCTATGGAAAATAACCTTCACCTTATAACCTCTTTTATTTGATAAGagttttgtgtgtctgtgtgtgcggGGGAGGTAAGGCCAAAGGAACTCATATACCCAAtcttgacaaataaaatttaagtattaaTATAAAACAGTTTCTGTACTATGATTTAAAACCAAGGACATGACTAGACAAAGGCAGAATCACATTTAAGTCCATATAAACAACTCTAGCTCAAACAATTAGCCTTTTGCCCAGATATATAGCCTTATGCCCAACCAGATATGTAGGCACTGTGCCATGTACAAAATTGAGCCACAATTCTAAAATGTTACTCTATAAAATTCTGGAATATAGAATTTCAGAATGGGAATGTGTCTTAGTACAATCCTTCTCTTTACAATACAATATCAAGTGGTCATCTAATTCTTCCTTAAAAGTATCTGGCcttgcagctattatgaagacaagcacaataagtgttggcaaggatgtgggagaaaaggcacactcacacactgctggtggactgcaaattggtgcagccagtatatAAAGCAGTatgaaattccttggaaaacttggaatggaaccaccatttgaaccagctatcccactcctcattttatactcaaaggacttaaaaacagcatactacagggacataaccacatcgatgtttatagcagcacaattcacaatagctaaactgtggagccaacctagaagaccttcagtgaatgaatggattaaaaaatgtggcacatacacacaatggaatattactcagaaataaaagagaataaaattatggcatttgcaggtaaatggatgcaattggagaagataatgctaagtgaagttagccaatcccaaaaacacaaatgccaaatgttttctctgatataatgaggctgattcatagtggggtagggagagggagcatgggaggaacagacaaactttagacagggcagagggatgggaggggaagggaggggacaggggattagcaaggacagtggaatgtgatagacatcattatccaaagtacatgtatgaagacatgaattgctgtgaacatactttatatacagagatatgaaatattgttctatatgtgtaataagaattgtgatgcattccgctgtcatgtattttaaaagaaaaaaagatctctggCCTTAGAGATCTCACTACCTGCTAAGGAGATGATATAACTGACTGATGTGGTTGTTGGAACATTATTTTTTGAACTGACCCCCAAATATACTTCTATGCAACTTTTATCATTGGAACTAGTTCTTCCTTCTGGAGCCACACAACTAAGTTAAAATGTGAAAAGCACCTGTCATGACTACTTTAAGTCTTCTCATTatcaggctgaccagcacggggTCCTACTATAACAGGTGTCATGTTCTCTGCCATTCTGGTGGCCCTTTTCTGTGCACACCTGATACGCCTCTGAAACACAGAAGTCAGAAATTCAACACTCAGAGCCTactatgtttttttaatgtgttttcttaatttatggGAATTATGACTTACAAATCAACAAGGAAGCATGGGAATGTTTCCTTTGAAATTAATCACAGGTCTTTAGGATGCTCAAGAAGTACATTTGAAAGCTGATTTCCAATGACTTCTTACAGGGTACAGCCACCAGTCTGCAGTTATTAGCTGAAACtgtatggaggaggaggaggcggaggtCTATTTCTTGGTGGTTAGAGGCAGTCAGTTCATGAACTATTAAATTTGATGGGCAGATACAGATATTTACAACATTCTGTGATGAAGTTCTCTTTGAATTTATTAGATTTCAGTGTTACCTTGTTTAGACACATATTGTATCAGATTTCTTATCTCCCTCCTTCAAATCATGCTCCCTTTatatggaccaaaaaaaaaagtcttgtcttttttttttttaatgttaagctGATATTATGCAACCTTCAAGATTTCATTCCTTGGTTCTAGTTTGACTCTTTGCTCTAGTAAGTAAGTCTAATTCTTATCCCATATGTAtcccttcaaatatttgaagggaACTCTTAGATCTCCCCCAGATCTTAACTTCTTTAGCCTAAACTTCTCCAGTAACTTCATTTGTATTTCAAATGATATGTTTTCACGTTCCTTAaaccattttctctctccttattcAGTGAATTCCAGGTTAACTCTATAATGTCTTTAGGTGGTAGTCTGACCATTTAGAGAACTGTCACGAGGTTCTGAGATGGTGCTGGATTGAATGAAGCCTTTTGGAACCCTCCTCACCCGCTGGCTCCTACTGAGCCTACTATCCCAAAGCTCAAAGTTGTTTTCCCTCAGGTGCTCCTGGTCAAAACTCTAAGGGGGGACATGCAGGGACGCAGAATAGTAGGGATGTGAGGATTTGaaagttgaatattttatattctggattATCTCCTACCAGGTGTTAACTTATTGTATGAATTAAGTCGCACCATTTCTATATTTGACATTCTCTGTAATGAAAGATGAAATTCTTTTACTTCACAAATACATACCAGTTGCCTAAAATTCAGATGAGTGGATTGTAATCTGAAGTACACACTGGAATCTTCTGGGGAACAATTTTGTGCCTGCCCCTCCCAGATTTACTGAATAAGTATCACCATGAATGAGATCAAAGCATGCCTAAACTGGGAAATACCCAGGTGATTCTAAGGTATGTCCATGGTTATATTACTACTTagattcacttaaaaataagttttctggTACTAAGTTTGTGCCAGATATTATGCAACCCTCAAGATTTTGGTCAAACATACTGCTATTTAAAAGCAAGCACAGAAACATAGTCAAACATCACCAAGTAATTAAGGAGTGAATTTTTATTGTCACTTACCTTTAAATACTTGAGAGGCCCAGCGTCCTTGGAGCTCTGCAATCGGCATAATGGCTCCTAAGGGCTGAATCAAGCCTCTGATTGCAAGAGTTGGCTTTTCTAGGTTGGGAGGGAAGACCTTTTTATATAGGGATATCATATTTTTGACCACTTTGATAGAATCTTCCAGAAAAGGAAAGGCAAAGCTGTAGCCTGTGGCAAAGATAACAGCATCAATGTCATCCTCCCTAGAGCCATCCTCAAATATGGCAGCTGTCTCTGAGAATTCCTTCACGTTTCCCTTCACCTTCACGTTTCCCTTCACCTTCACCAAACCAGAGATTATGCGATTGGGCAGATCGTCATTTACTGTTGGATGCTGGCTCAGAGCTCTGTGAGTGGCCATGAAGAttaagagaaggagaaatgagaGGGACCGAGAGAGgcaaagaaggggagagagaaataaaCCCTGTAAGTAAATTTTTACTTTGGTGGAGGTGGTTAGACAATAATATGTCAACGGTGTCCCCTCGGTTTACCCATGAAATTTGGAAAGTCCCACTTTACACCAGTTTTACTTTATATCAGCTTTTCAGGGCTCAAGGCTGAATGGGCTGGACCCTGCAAGTCACTGAAGGGGAAGGTATTGGAGAAGTGAAGGATAAGAGTTTTTTGGAGGAGTGCATATGTGGTTGTTCATGTGATAGTAATGCTCCGTGGTGTCACAAGGCCACAGGACAGTCGTTCCTGTCCACATATCAATCAGTCTGACAAAACTTGACTATTAATGTCCTGATCCATTTCTAATTCCAAAGAGGTAGACTTAGACTTTCATTTTCCAAACTGTGGAATAAATTACACATGTACAGCAAGTTAGAGTTCAAATTACATTTCCATGCATTAAGTTATTTGGCAGTCACATAATCTCTATGAAGGGTAGGTGTCATTATCCAGGTtgtatagatgaagaaactgaggtctagagaaGATAAGTGACTTGACCAATGTTCTACAGCCTAGGATTTTAGAATTTCtgtaaaaatagttttctatacTCTCTTGGGATACTTTGGACCTAGAGACGGCATGGAATAagggtatcaaaataaataagtcaggTTTCCAGTATCTTGGGTCTGTAAAAACAAGTCTTGATTCCTGAACCTTGGGTCAGCAGGCTCCGAGACCCCTCTCCCCACATCTTCCTGGCCTAGCCTCAGGAGTGTCATGTGTCTTACGACTACACCCAACTACACCCGAGCTGTGGAAGTCAATTTGCTTGGATTTGAACCTTCAGGAAGACGGTATTCTGCATTCCAGCCGCATGGCTTCATCTTTCTCTCTAACCTACTGCTTTTCACTAGCGCGCCTCCATCCACACAGTTGCCTAAGCCACAGAATTGTCTCCTGTCTGCTCACCAAGCCTGTGTTcttcctctcttaaaaaagaagtcTGCCTAGAATAGTTTTGTCTACTAACTGTCTCACCTGAACAACACAGTTGTCTTTAGGGCTCCCCCATCTCCCCTCTATACCATTTGCCTTACAATAAGAAGGGCAAATAAACATGATTTTAGGATCCttgatttagaaaagaaaaaaaaaaaggtataaagaatattgttgggtcagttgcagtgacacatgcctggtcattctaaaatagaattattatagaCTTATTATTACACCACTCGCTTGCTTAAATTTAACAAGTCATTCACTTGAATGGATTTGCTGTCTTCATTCCAAACTTTTTGGTTTTCCCCCTGCCAGGGCTGAGGgccgaactcagggcctcgtgcattctaggcaagcactctgccaccgagctaaATCCTCAGCCCCCTATACTTTTTATTTAGCAGAGCATACAAAAGGTTTCATGCCTGATAGACCTAGAGATGTATTCAACTACTCTTCTAGCTTTGCCATATAGTCTAGCTATACCAGGCTATATGCAGGTCTTGGGGCATAATGTGCCTTTTGCTATTCTAACATATTACAATTAGAATGCTACATGCTGACCCGATTTGCCTACcttttattattcaataaaacCTCAATTTGTTTTGCAACTACAAAACATAT
This sequence is a window from Urocitellus parryii isolate mUroPar1 unplaced genomic scaffold, mUroPar1.hap1 Scaffold_71, whole genome shotgun sequence. Protein-coding genes within it:
- the LOC144252962 gene encoding flavin-containing monooxygenase 5-like isoform X1; translated protein: MVEQYSSYSVNGEPVNGRHTLGENIADNGGLKATYRAYQNWVKKNGEEQTLPTLGLTNDQLFFLGFAQDLKPQPGPSDFTRHMWKHTGCNLGTAGKSYSFAFPFLEDSIKVVKNMISLYKKVFPPNLEKPTLAIRGLIQPLGAIMPIAELQGRWASQVFKGLKKLPSQSEMMADISRTQEEMAKRYMESQRHTIQGDYIDSMEEIADLVGVRPSLLSLAFTDSKLALQLLLGPCTPAQFHLQGPGKWDGARKTILSTDYHIRKPMKTRVMEKSYSAASAVTVDRFMLAVILFVVIMAYF